From Bacillota bacterium, a single genomic window includes:
- a CDS encoding ribonucleoside triphosphate reductase codes for MTPEKIVKRDGRIVDFDRERIVNAIFKAARAVGGRDRTLAERLADQVVEIVSSRFPDRLPTVEDVQDVVEKVLIESGHARTAKAYILYRKQHQELRDFRALLVDAEKMVQDYLDQLDWRVSENSNMNYSLQGLNNHIISAVSARYWLEKIYPPRVREAHKSGDFHIHDLGLLAPYCCGWDLADILRHGFAGVGQKVESAPPRHFRTALGQVVNFCYTLQGEAAGAQALANFDTYLAPFIRYDGLGYREVKQALQEAIFNLNVPTRVGFQTPFVNLTMDVNVPSYLVEQPVIAGGQFREVPYGEFQPEMDMLNSAFCEVMLEGDARGRIFTFPIPTYNITPDFDWDSPVADRILAMAARYGIPYFANFVNSDLCPEDVRSMCCRLRLDNRELRRRGGGLFGANPLTGSIGVVTINLPRIGYLAKAPEQFFARLGELMELARDSLLIKRQVLERLTEGGLYPYSRHYLRQVKECLGQYWANHFNTIGLVGMNEALLNFLGQGIGSPAGRQFALEVLEFMRKEMIAFQQETGQMFNLEATPAEGASFRLARIDRSLYPDIITAGAGEPYYTNSTHLPAGYTDDVFEALALQEELQTRYTGGTVFHVFLGECIDDVKTLKAFLRKALSRFRIPYLTITPTFSVCPQHGYLKGEQPTCPHCQSPAEVWSRVVGYYRPVQNWNGGKRQEYRDRRAFIVTE; via the coding sequence ATGACGCCGGAGAAAATCGTCAAGCGGGACGGGCGGATCGTCGACTTTGACCGGGAGAGGATCGTGAACGCGATTTTCAAGGCGGCCCGGGCCGTGGGGGGACGCGACCGGACCCTGGCCGAACGACTGGCTGACCAGGTGGTGGAGATCGTCAGCAGTCGTTTTCCTGACCGCCTTCCCACCGTGGAAGACGTGCAGGACGTGGTGGAGAAGGTCCTCATCGAAAGCGGCCACGCCCGCACCGCCAAGGCCTACATACTTTATCGCAAGCAGCACCAGGAATTGCGGGATTTTCGTGCCCTGCTGGTAGATGCCGAGAAGATGGTGCAGGACTACCTGGATCAGCTGGACTGGCGCGTGAGTGAAAACAGCAACATGAATTACTCCCTCCAGGGGCTCAACAACCACATCATCTCCGCTGTTTCCGCCCGTTACTGGTTGGAGAAGATTTACCCTCCCCGGGTGCGGGAAGCCCACAAAAGTGGCGATTTTCACATCCACGACCTGGGTCTCCTCGCGCCCTACTGTTGCGGATGGGACCTGGCCGACATCCTGCGTCACGGTTTTGCCGGGGTGGGGCAGAAGGTGGAAAGTGCTCCTCCCAGGCACTTCCGCACCGCTCTGGGCCAGGTCGTCAATTTCTGTTACACGCTGCAGGGCGAGGCGGCGGGAGCCCAGGCCCTGGCCAACTTCGACACTTACCTGGCGCCCTTTATCCGGTACGACGGCCTCGGGTACCGGGAAGTCAAGCAGGCCCTGCAGGAGGCCATCTTCAACCTGAACGTGCCCACCCGGGTGGGGTTCCAGACCCCCTTCGTCAACCTGACCATGGACGTGAATGTGCCGTCCTACCTGGTGGAGCAGCCGGTCATAGCAGGAGGGCAGTTCCGGGAAGTCCCCTATGGGGAGTTCCAGCCGGAGATGGACATGCTGAACAGCGCATTTTGTGAGGTGATGCTGGAGGGGGACGCCCGCGGGCGCATATTCACCTTCCCCATTCCCACTTACAACATCACGCCTGACTTCGACTGGGATAGCCCGGTGGCAGACCGCATCCTGGCCATGGCCGCCCGCTACGGCATCCCCTACTTCGCTAACTTCGTCAACTCCGACCTGTGTCCCGAGGACGTGCGCAGCATGTGCTGCCGGCTCCGGCTCGATAACCGGGAGCTACGCCGCCGGGGCGGAGGTCTGTTCGGCGCCAATCCCCTCACCGGCTCCATAGGTGTGGTGACCATCAACCTGCCCCGCATCGGCTACCTGGCCAAAGCGCCCGAACAGTTCTTTGCTCGCCTGGGGGAACTGATGGAGCTGGCGCGAGACAGCTTGCTGATCAAGCGGCAGGTCCTGGAAAGGTTGACCGAGGGAGGGCTGTATCCATACTCCCGCCACTACCTGCGCCAGGTGAAGGAATGCCTGGGGCAATACTGGGCCAACCATTTCAACACCATCGGCCTGGTGGGAATGAACGAAGCTCTCCTGAATTTCCTGGGTCAGGGCATTGGGAGCCCGGCCGGACGCCAGTTTGCCCTGGAAGTCCTTGAGTTCATGCGGAAAGAGATGATCGCATTCCAGCAAGAGACCGGCCAGATGTTCAACCTGGAGGCTACGCCGGCGGAAGGAGCGTCCTTCCGGCTGGCCAGGATTGATCGCTCCCTGTATCCCGATATCATCACCGCCGGGGCCGGGGAACCGTATTACACCAACTCCACCCACCTTCCCGCCGGCTACACCGATGACGTCTTTGAGGCCTTAGCCCTGCAGGAAGAACTGCAGACCAGGTACACTGGCGGAACGGTCTTCCACGTTTTTCTGGGGGAATGCATCGATGACGTGAAGACCCTGAAGGCTTTCCTCCGGAAGGCGTTGAGCCGCTTCCGGATCCCCTACCTGACCATCACGCCCACCTTCAGCGTCTGTCCCCAGCATGGCTACCTGAAAGGAGAACAACCCACCTGCCCGCACTGCCAGAGCCCCGCCGAAGTGTGGAGCCGGGTGGTCGGATACTACCGGCCCGTGCAGAACTGGAACGGCGGCAAGCGGCAAGAGTACCGTGACAGAAGGGCCTTTATCGTGACCGAGTAA
- a CDS encoding adenylyl-sulfate reductase subunit alpha, translating to MAAKLPTSLEEVPEVILETDLLIIGAGNAGCFAAIEAKKLNPKLKVTLIEKAHIDRSGCLAAGMDAFNAYIKKGRTVEEFVRWSRSQAGGLIREDLTLSLAEVLNQPVEEWERWGLPIDYEEEGDEYHTRGKWDITIKGSEMKVILAEKVREHGCEVLNRVVATNYLMDGDRVVGAMGFGVRDGKFYAIKAKATIVSTGGAAGIYKPYNADGIDSHHQLWYCPFNVGTGYAMGIRAGAEMTTFEMRWCATRTKDYNGPIDTISVGYKTPMINAKGEKILEERYAHLGGDAAPRFIRANLPMEEWLAGRGPCYVDTRGMSPEQVRDMKIDYLNERPSFVLFLAARGQDVSKEPIEIYGSDPYIVGGHTASGYWVDIKRSTTLPGLFAAGDVAGGCPNKFVSGCAAEGMLAARGALEFIEKRPHPVTIDMTQIAGEKARVFAPAIRQVTDGDGIIPKEMEERMQRLMDEYAGGVHQFFRMNREGLEYALKHLRILKDQTRYLIARDLHELMEAHEVIDRLDVAEVLIHHLMFREETRWPGWQTRTDFPERNDERFDCFVNSRRDPATGEIQVFTRPYEQIVPGDRYQP from the coding sequence ATGGCTGCTAAGCTGCCCACCAGTCTGGAAGAGGTCCCGGAGGTGATTCTGGAGACAGATCTGCTGATAATCGGCGCGGGCAATGCCGGATGTTTTGCCGCCATCGAGGCCAAGAAGCTTAATCCCAAGCTGAAAGTAACCCTGATCGAGAAGGCGCACATAGATCGCAGCGGTTGTTTGGCCGCCGGGATGGACGCCTTCAATGCCTACATCAAGAAGGGCCGCACCGTTGAAGAGTTCGTCCGCTGGAGCAGAAGCCAGGCGGGAGGGCTGATCAGGGAAGACCTGACCCTGAGCCTGGCAGAGGTGCTGAACCAACCCGTCGAAGAGTGGGAGAGATGGGGGCTCCCCATCGATTACGAGGAAGAAGGGGACGAGTACCATACTCGCGGCAAATGGGACATCACCATCAAGGGATCGGAGATGAAGGTGATCCTGGCCGAGAAGGTGCGGGAACACGGCTGTGAGGTGCTCAACCGGGTGGTGGCCACCAATTACCTGATGGACGGAGACCGGGTGGTGGGTGCCATGGGGTTTGGCGTCAGGGATGGCAAGTTCTACGCCATCAAGGCCAAGGCCACCATCGTTTCTACCGGGGGCGCAGCCGGCATATACAAGCCGTACAACGCCGACGGCATCGACAGCCACCACCAGCTCTGGTACTGCCCCTTCAACGTGGGGACCGGATACGCCATGGGGATCAGGGCCGGGGCCGAGATGACCACCTTCGAGATGCGCTGGTGTGCAACACGCACCAAGGATTACAACGGACCCATCGACACCATATCCGTAGGGTACAAGACCCCCATGATCAATGCCAAGGGGGAAAAGATCCTCGAGGAGCGCTACGCCCACCTGGGGGGAGACGCCGCACCCCGGTTTATCCGGGCCAACCTGCCCATGGAGGAGTGGCTGGCCGGAAGGGGTCCTTGTTACGTCGACACCAGGGGAATGTCCCCCGAGCAGGTGCGGGACATGAAAATCGATTACCTGAACGAAAGGCCCTCCTTCGTGCTCTTCTTGGCCGCGCGGGGTCAGGATGTCAGCAAGGAGCCTATCGAGATATACGGCAGTGATCCCTACATCGTGGGAGGCCATACCGCCAGCGGATACTGGGTGGATATCAAGCGAAGCACCACGTTGCCCGGCCTTTTCGCAGCAGGAGATGTGGCCGGCGGCTGCCCCAACAAGTTCGTGAGCGGGTGTGCTGCCGAAGGCATGCTGGCCGCTCGCGGCGCCCTGGAGTTCATCGAGAAGCGCCCCCACCCCGTCACCATCGACATGACCCAGATTGCCGGAGAGAAGGCCAGGGTATTTGCCCCGGCGATCCGTCAGGTCACCGATGGGGACGGAATCATCCCCAAGGAAATGGAAGAGCGGATGCAGCGCCTGATGGATGAATATGCGGGAGGCGTTCACCAGTTCTTCCGGATGAACCGCGAGGGCCTGGAATATGCCTTGAAACACCTGCGCATTTTGAAAGACCAGACCAGGTACCTCATCGCCCGCGATCTCCACGAACTCATGGAAGCCCATGAGGTGATAGATCGGCTGGACGTGGCCGAGGTCCTGATCCATCACCTGATGTTCCGCGAGGAGACCAGGTGGCCGGGTTGGCAGACCAGAACCGACTTCCCGGAGCGTAACGATGAGAGGTTCGATTGCTTCGTTAACTCCCGGCGTGATCCCGCCACCGGTGAAATACAGGTGTTCACAAGGCCATACGAGCAAATAGTGCCGGGGGACCGGTACCAGCCGTAG
- the sdaAA gene encoding L-serine ammonia-lyase, iron-sulfur-dependent, subunit alpha, giving the protein MPTEARCIWVTLSELARSAAEKGISLGQLAVRLESEETGIPADEITGKVRTMLRVMEDAVRDGIAARGKLSRTGLSGGDASRVIGWLDGPRSLPSNRLLTRSLAYALAVSEVNASMGKIVAAPTAGSSGVIPGTFLALAEEARIPEESLVDALCTAGLVGQVIATRASLSGAEAGCQAECGSAAAMAAAGLAQLRGGTPEDCIHAAAIALKGLMGLVCDPVAGLVEVPCVKRNATSAAVAIAACEMALAGIRSRIPPDEVIDAMAEVGRCLPPSLRETAQGGLAATPSGQMISRQMRTPR; this is encoded by the coding sequence GTGCCAACTGAAGCGAGGTGCATTTGGGTGACGCTCAGCGAACTTGCACGAAGTGCGGCTGAAAAGGGCATATCTCTCGGACAACTTGCGGTCCGGCTTGAATCGGAAGAAACGGGAATCCCCGCAGACGAAATCACAGGCAAAGTCCGCACCATGCTTCGTGTCATGGAGGACGCCGTACGAGACGGCATTGCAGCACGGGGGAAGCTCTCCAGAACCGGCCTGTCAGGAGGTGACGCGTCGCGCGTGATTGGCTGGCTGGACGGTCCCCGGAGTCTGCCGTCCAACCGACTCCTCACCCGCTCCCTGGCTTATGCTCTAGCGGTGTCTGAAGTGAACGCCTCTATGGGCAAAATAGTCGCCGCACCGACTGCTGGTTCTTCTGGCGTGATACCGGGAACGTTTCTCGCACTCGCGGAAGAAGCCCGCATACCTGAAGAATCCCTGGTAGATGCTCTGTGCACCGCGGGTCTGGTGGGGCAGGTAATAGCCACAAGGGCGAGCCTTTCCGGTGCGGAAGCCGGCTGCCAGGCAGAGTGCGGCTCGGCAGCAGCCATGGCCGCTGCGGGACTCGCGCAACTCCGCGGAGGTACACCCGAAGACTGCATTCACGCCGCAGCCATCGCCCTGAAAGGCCTGATGGGCCTCGTTTGCGACCCCGTGGCCGGCCTCGTGGAAGTCCCGTGCGTAAAACGGAACGCCACTTCTGCCGCGGTGGCCATCGCCGCCTGCGAGATGGCACTGGCGGGCATCCGTAGCCGTATCCCGCCCGACGAGGTCATCGACGCGATGGCCGAGGTGGGAAGATGCCTGCCTCCCTCACTCAGGGAAACCGCCCAGGGTGGTCTTGCCGCCACTCCCTCGGGGCAGATGATTTCCCGGCAGATGAGAACACCCCGGTGA
- a CDS encoding 4Fe-4S dicluster domain-containing protein, translating into MHISAINGWQQLLDAETWRQVRSCYQCGRCTGGCPLAFAMAHTPRVLIRMLQLGLVAEALNSNTLWLCASCYSCSVTCPRGIDLTGLMYRLRQLAAARGVRNESVWFYCEFLADLSKRGIIHELGLMLAYARRVGPKSLLRHAGLGVHMISGRKLRLRPRCLLDREAFARVAGDILGGQGRCQ; encoded by the coding sequence ATGCATATCTCGGCCATCAATGGATGGCAGCAGCTTCTGGACGCAGAGACCTGGCGTCAAGTGCGATCCTGTTACCAGTGCGGAAGATGCACGGGCGGTTGTCCGCTGGCGTTCGCCATGGCTCATACCCCTCGTGTTCTGATCCGTATGCTCCAGCTGGGCCTTGTCGCGGAGGCATTGAACTCCAACACCCTGTGGCTCTGCGCGAGTTGTTACAGTTGCTCGGTAACCTGCCCGCGAGGAATCGACCTCACCGGGTTGATGTACCGTCTGAGGCAGCTGGCTGCGGCCAGAGGTGTGAGGAACGAGAGCGTGTGGTTCTACTGCGAGTTTCTGGCTGACCTGAGTAAACGAGGAATCATCCACGAGTTGGGGTTGATGCTAGCCTACGCGCGCAGGGTCGGTCCAAAATCGCTGCTGCGACACGCCGGCCTGGGGGTACACATGATTTCGGGAAGAAAACTGAGGCTGAGGCCGCGCTGCCTCCTCGACCGGGAAGCCTTTGCCCGCGTGGCTGGCGATATCCTCGGCGGTCAGGGACGGTGCCAATAG
- the sdaAB gene encoding L-serine ammonia-lyase, iron-sulfur-dependent subunit beta has translation MRLLDVLGPVMIGPSSSHTAGAARLGRLARILLGEPPAKALITLHGSFAATYRGHGTDLALVGGLLGFGTDDERIRDAFNHASAAGLHVRIETADLGNVHPNTVRLDLEGVSGKKISVTGSSLGAGKVEVTEIDGLKVSLTGEQPGLVVTYPDRPGVAAAITGVLAREGINIAGMRITRAGRGKTAICIIECDQEIPQSAIREIEGLPGIQKLVAMGAN, from the coding sequence ATGCGGCTTCTCGATGTGCTGGGTCCTGTGATGATCGGACCATCAAGCTCCCATACTGCCGGGGCGGCACGCCTGGGCAGGCTGGCAAGAATCCTGCTGGGAGAACCCCCCGCTAAGGCGCTCATCACCCTTCACGGTTCGTTTGCCGCCACTTACCGCGGGCATGGCACCGACCTGGCCCTGGTAGGCGGACTCCTGGGATTCGGTACAGACGACGAACGTATAAGGGACGCGTTCAACCATGCGTCAGCCGCCGGCCTCCACGTTCGGATTGAGACTGCCGACCTGGGAAACGTCCACCCCAATACGGTCCGGCTCGATCTCGAAGGTGTTTCGGGGAAGAAGATATCAGTAACAGGGTCCTCCCTGGGCGCAGGCAAGGTCGAAGTCACGGAAATCGACGGACTAAAGGTTAGCCTTACAGGCGAGCAGCCGGGCCTGGTTGTGACCTACCCTGACAGGCCCGGCGTGGCCGCGGCCATAACGGGTGTACTCGCAAGAGAAGGTATAAACATAGCCGGCATGAGGATCACACGGGCGGGACGTGGCAAGACCGCCATCTGCATCATTGAATGCGACCAGGAGATACCGCAGAGCGCAATCCGGGAAATCGAAGGCCTGCCCGGGATACAGAAGCTAGTAGCGATGGGTGCCAACTGA
- a CDS encoding phosphatidylserine decarboxylase: MVLKWLLPLAALVAGLYAYLRWVWFFRDPLRRPPPDQHAILAPVDGKVVYVRPIREGAVWSVKLGRPIALPEITRAAHSPRDGWMVGIYMSPLDVHYVYAPVAGRIAEVCHHRAARNWAMVDMWEYLRLTWLRRAVDLMGKRHHLENERLTLRLTANEGDLWLVEIADRFVNKIRCFVQPGEEVAAGQKLSFISRGSQVDVIIPDPHVAVIARPGMQVYGSLSIIARRADPTSPHSQAHYLPSLNRNS; this comes from the coding sequence ATGGTCCTGAAGTGGCTCCTCCCCCTCGCAGCCCTGGTTGCCGGCCTGTACGCTTACCTGCGCTGGGTGTGGTTTTTCCGCGATCCCCTGCGCCGGCCACCCCCGGACCAGCACGCGATCCTCGCCCCGGTGGACGGGAAGGTGGTATACGTTCGCCCCATCCGGGAAGGGGCAGTGTGGTCCGTCAAACTGGGCAGGCCCATCGCCCTGCCCGAGATCACGCGCGCCGCCCATTCTCCCCGGGACGGGTGGATGGTAGGCATCTACATGTCACCACTGGACGTGCACTACGTATACGCCCCCGTGGCCGGCCGGATCGCGGAGGTCTGCCACCACCGGGCCGCTCGCAACTGGGCCATGGTGGACATGTGGGAGTACCTGCGCCTGACCTGGCTGCGCCGGGCCGTCGACCTCATGGGGAAACGCCACCACCTGGAAAACGAACGCCTCACCCTGCGGCTGACCGCAAATGAGGGCGACCTGTGGCTGGTCGAGATCGCCGACCGCTTCGTGAACAAGATCCGCTGCTTCGTGCAGCCGGGGGAGGAGGTGGCCGCCGGACAGAAGCTCTCCTTCATCAGCCGCGGATCCCAGGTGGACGTGATCATCCCCGATCCCCACGTTGCCGTCATTGCCCGGCCCGGGATGCAGGTGTACGGTTCCCTCAGCATCATCGCCCGCCGTGCGGACCCCACTTCCCCACATAGCCAAGCCCACTATTTGCCATCGCTCAACCGCAATTCGTGA
- a CDS encoding hydrogenase iron-sulfur subunit yields MGIGIYVCQCNGQVSTIIDTARLADTMRRARGVAISVDHPCLCSPSGVELIKRGISEGNIDRIILAGCSPRVHEETFKRAVQEAGLNQHLVERCNIREQCAWPHAGEPEAAARKARVLLGMSLARVRLLEALMPVKYPSVNRALVLGAGIAGLSAAADLAAAGVEVAVVEKQPYVGGRVVGFHKYFPRMCPPQCGVDFLLQKLRADPRVTFYTQAELEGIAGCPGNFQVDLVIRPRFVAPERCTACGVCADVCPVQVPNPFDFGRSARKAVYLPHAMAYPRSHVVDRAKCLPGCDSCSKICPTGAICLEQQEDRVRINVGAVLVATGWEPFEASLVEQYGYGRYPDVVTNVEFERLASPNGPTGGRMVRLSSGEPIKSIAFLQCVGSRDSEHLPYCSQICCTVTLKQIAYVREACPDASIYVFYMDMRAVGDYELMYRDAQERLGATFIRGNPSEVVEDPRSKQLVVRAEDTLSGRQVQFLADMVVLATGMKPDPGLGKILHALDLSPEGTQFAGGHVQCFPFELQRTGIYAAGSCQGPMDVATAVKSAGGAAMKAMPVLRGEIEIPPAVPVIDKTKCDKCKRCMEECPFGAWYWDDTGYPAPDLAKCRQCGICQGGCPMRAISLKNFTIKQVASMIEAVDASFPGKEQPVVLAFLCANDAYPCADLAGQKGYSYPPNVLSIRVPCAGSVNVAWVTDALTSGIDGVIICGCSADQCHFVRGSDLARTRLENMRETLQRMLIEPERVRMATLAINDPEAYVRLLQEFVTDLRRLGPSPFKVT; encoded by the coding sequence GTGGGTATCGGCATATACGTTTGCCAGTGTAACGGACAAGTGTCTACAATCATCGATACCGCCCGGCTGGCGGATACCATGCGCCGGGCCAGGGGGGTTGCCATATCTGTAGACCACCCCTGCTTATGCAGCCCTTCCGGAGTCGAATTGATCAAGCGCGGCATCAGCGAGGGCAATATAGATAGGATTATCCTGGCCGGTTGCTCCCCGCGCGTGCACGAAGAAACTTTCAAGAGAGCAGTGCAAGAGGCTGGACTGAACCAGCATCTCGTGGAACGCTGCAACATCAGGGAACAGTGCGCGTGGCCCCACGCTGGCGAGCCGGAAGCTGCCGCCCGGAAGGCTCGAGTTTTGCTCGGAATGTCCCTGGCCCGCGTGCGCCTGCTGGAGGCGTTAATGCCGGTAAAGTACCCCTCGGTGAACAGGGCACTGGTGCTGGGGGCGGGGATAGCGGGACTGAGCGCAGCCGCTGACCTGGCAGCAGCCGGGGTCGAGGTGGCCGTGGTCGAGAAGCAGCCTTACGTGGGCGGGCGCGTGGTGGGGTTTCACAAGTATTTCCCCAGGATGTGTCCGCCCCAGTGCGGGGTGGATTTCCTGCTCCAGAAACTTCGGGCCGATCCCAGGGTGACCTTCTACACCCAGGCCGAGCTGGAAGGCATCGCGGGATGCCCGGGAAACTTCCAGGTTGACCTGGTAATACGACCCAGGTTCGTGGCGCCGGAAAGATGCACGGCCTGTGGTGTGTGCGCCGACGTGTGCCCCGTCCAGGTACCCAACCCCTTCGACTTCGGTCGCAGCGCTCGCAAAGCAGTATACCTTCCCCACGCCATGGCATACCCGCGGAGCCACGTGGTTGATAGGGCAAAGTGCCTGCCGGGGTGCGATTCGTGCAGCAAGATCTGCCCGACGGGGGCCATCTGCCTCGAGCAGCAGGAAGATCGGGTGCGGATAAACGTGGGAGCCGTACTGGTCGCTACCGGCTGGGAACCTTTTGAGGCGTCGCTGGTCGAGCAGTATGGATACGGACGTTACCCCGATGTAGTGACCAACGTGGAGTTCGAGAGATTGGCCTCGCCCAACGGGCCCACCGGAGGAAGGATGGTTCGCCTTTCCAGTGGCGAGCCGATCAAGAGTATAGCATTCTTACAATGTGTCGGCAGCCGTGACTCGGAACATCTGCCCTATTGCTCCCAAATCTGCTGCACGGTCACCCTCAAGCAGATCGCATACGTGCGGGAAGCGTGCCCCGATGCCTCAATTTATGTATTCTACATGGACATGCGGGCGGTGGGTGACTACGAGCTCATGTACAGGGACGCCCAGGAGAGGCTGGGTGCTACCTTCATCCGGGGGAATCCCTCCGAAGTGGTGGAGGACCCCAGGTCGAAACAGCTCGTGGTTCGGGCAGAAGACACCCTGTCAGGGCGGCAGGTCCAATTTCTGGCGGACATGGTGGTCCTGGCCACCGGCATGAAACCCGACCCCGGATTGGGCAAGATACTACACGCCCTCGACCTCTCCCCGGAAGGGACCCAGTTTGCCGGCGGTCACGTTCAGTGTTTCCCCTTTGAGCTCCAGCGCACGGGCATTTACGCAGCCGGGTCCTGCCAGGGGCCCATGGATGTGGCCACGGCGGTGAAAAGTGCGGGCGGAGCGGCCATGAAGGCCATGCCGGTATTACGCGGGGAGATCGAGATCCCGCCGGCTGTCCCGGTCATCGACAAGACAAAGTGCGACAAGTGCAAGCGCTGCATGGAGGAATGCCCCTTTGGCGCCTGGTACTGGGACGACACCGGATACCCTGCTCCGGACCTGGCCAAATGTCGCCAGTGCGGGATCTGTCAGGGCGGCTGCCCCATGCGCGCCATCTCCCTCAAGAACTTCACCATCAAGCAGGTGGCCAGCATGATCGAGGCGGTGGACGCCTCATTTCCCGGGAAGGAACAACCTGTTGTTCTGGCGTTCCTGTGTGCTAACGATGCCTATCCCTGCGCCGACCTGGCCGGTCAGAAGGGCTACTCATACCCGCCCAACGTGCTCAGCATCCGGGTACCGTGCGCGGGTTCTGTGAACGTAGCGTGGGTCACCGATGCCCTCACCAGCGGCATAGACGGCGTGATCATATGCGGCTGCAGTGCGGATCAGTGCCATTTCGTGCGCGGCAGCGACCTGGCCAGAACCAGGCTGGAAAACATGAGGGAGACGCTGCAGCGTATGCTGATCGAACCGGAGCGCGTTCGCATGGCGACCCTGGCCATCAACGATCCGGAAGCCTACGTGCGGTTGCTACAAGAATTCGTCACCGACCTCCGGCGCCTGGGCCCGAGCCCCTTTAAGGTGACCTGA
- a CDS encoding 4Fe-4S binding protein, producing MPPRVNVEKCDGCKAEKEPLCEQICPGDLMTLNRETNKAYCRSPRDCWDCMSCVKICPQGALETRLPYQLGYYRARLIPLMGTNKITWTCVDIHGQAERFVVKVRNE from the coding sequence ATGCCGCCCAGAGTCAATGTGGAAAAGTGCGACGGGTGCAAGGCAGAAAAGGAACCCTTGTGCGAGCAGATATGTCCAGGGGACCTGATGACCCTGAACAGGGAGACCAACAAGGCGTACTGCAGGTCTCCCCGGGATTGCTGGGACTGTATGTCCTGCGTCAAGATATGCCCCCAGGGGGCGCTGGAAACCAGGTTGCCCTATCAATTGGGCTACTACCGTGCCAGGCTCATTCCTCTCATGGGCACCAACAAGATCACCTGGACCTGCGTAGACATTCACGGCCAGGCAGAACGGTTCGTGGTCAAGGTCCGCAACGAGTAA
- a CDS encoding CoB--CoM heterodisulfide reductase iron-sulfur subunit B family protein yields MPIAMEYQYFPGCSLHGTAREYDLSLRAVAASLGLVLHELADWNCCGATAARSLNESLALFLAARNLAMAERGPGPLLVPCNLCYSNLAIAAHSLGHESLRKRTNAALDNLGLAYSGNATVVHPLQALMRDVGPERIASCVTRPLRGLKVACYYGCLLTRPRYASIQQSNFNPVWLDNLVLAVGGSAVAFSSKTRCCGGPLLMTHPEAAARASGRILEEARDMGAQCIAVTCPMCYMSLSASQTGLLKRSHRKYRIAVLYFTQLLGLALGISPRELGLPSRIMPL; encoded by the coding sequence GTGCCAATAGCCATGGAGTACCAGTACTTTCCCGGGTGTTCTTTGCACGGGACGGCCAGAGAATACGATCTTTCCCTGAGGGCCGTGGCGGCCTCGCTGGGGCTGGTGTTACACGAATTGGCAGACTGGAATTGCTGCGGGGCAACCGCGGCCCGCTCGCTGAACGAGTCGCTGGCGCTGTTCCTGGCCGCGCGAAATCTGGCTATGGCTGAGCGGGGACCCGGGCCCTTGCTGGTCCCCTGCAACCTGTGCTATAGCAACCTGGCCATTGCTGCCCACTCCCTCGGTCACGAGAGCTTGAGGAAGCGCACCAACGCCGCCCTGGATAACCTTGGGCTCGCGTACTCGGGCAACGCCACGGTGGTCCACCCGCTGCAAGCTCTGATGCGCGATGTAGGGCCGGAACGCATCGCCTCGTGCGTAACGCGTCCTCTGCGTGGTCTCAAGGTGGCCTGTTATTACGGATGCCTCCTCACACGCCCCCGCTACGCCAGTATTCAGCAGTCCAACTTCAATCCGGTGTGGCTGGACAACCTCGTCCTCGCCGTGGGTGGTTCGGCAGTAGCGTTTTCGAGCAAGACCAGGTGCTGCGGAGGCCCCCTGCTGATGACCCATCCCGAGGCCGCAGCCCGCGCGTCAGGAAGGATCCTCGAGGAAGCCCGCGACATGGGTGCCCAGTGCATTGCTGTGACCTGTCCTATGTGCTACATGAGCCTTTCCGCCAGCCAGACAGGTCTCCTCAAGCGCTCACACCGCAAATACCGGATCGCGGTGCTGTATTTCACCCAGCTCCTCGGCCTTGCGTTGGGAATAAGTCCGCGGGAACTCGGCTTGCCGAGCAGGATCATGCCGCTCTGA